DNA from Prosthecochloris marina:
CATTAAAAACATGGCTTTGTTCCACAAGCCCTTAAAACTACCATTCAACATGATGATCACAGGTTTTAAACAGGTTATACGCGCACAAACACAAGGTCCCGGCCAACGGCTAAATCATACCGCCCGCCTTTAAACGCCTTTCGTTGAGCTTTTCAAGAATAATTCTGACAAGATACTGTAAAGCATTGACCACATAGGTGAAATAAGCAAGAAATGCTTCCCAGATGAGAACGTTTTCCGAATATCCCATATAAGCCATAACAAAATACAAGAGATGGAAAAATGCAGCTACAGTACTGCCAACGTCTTCCCACAAAAATTCCTTACCATAAATCCAGGTATCAAAAATTTCTTTTTCAAAATACGCACCGGTGACGAGCAAAAGCCCGAAAAGGAGCGTCTTGAAAAGAATCGCGATGCTTACCCAGTAAAAACTGAAAATCTGATCATTCTGTGCATAAAGAAAAGTCAAAATCACACCGATCAAAAACACAAAAAACTGGATCGGCGCTAAAATGAGCTGTATATCCGTCCATACGGAAGCATTGCGCTTTTCAAGTTGTTCCGGAGTGTAA
Protein-coding regions in this window:
- the bchF gene encoding 2-vinyl bacteriochlorophyllide hydratase produces the protein MPRYTPEQLEKRNASVWTDIQLILAPIQFFVFLIGVILTFLYAQNDQIFSFYWVSIAILFKTLLFGLLLVTGAYFEKEIFDTWIYGKEFLWEDVGSTVAAFFHLLYFVMAYMGYSENVLIWEAFLAYFTYVVNALQYLVRIILEKLNERRLKAGGMI